In the Pseudoliparis swirei isolate HS2019 ecotype Mariana Trench chromosome 19, NWPU_hadal_v1, whole genome shotgun sequence genome, one interval contains:
- the tmem35 gene encoding novel acetylcholine receptor chaperone, translating into MASPRTVTIVALSFALGLFFVFMGTIKLTPRLSKDAYSEMKRAYKSYAKALPGLKKIGISSVLLRKIIGSLEVGCGVVLTLVPGRPKDVANFLLLLVMLVVLFFHQLVGDPLKRYAHALVFGILLTCRLLIARQSDDRPEREDSREEQHLNDQEKNKVKQS; encoded by the exons ATGGCCTCACCGAGGACAGTTACTATCGTGGCCCTTTCTTTTGCGTTGGGTTTATTCTTCGTCTTCATGGGAACCATCAAGCTCACCCCGAGACTAAGCAAAGATGCATACAGTGAAATG AAAAGGGCATACAAGAGCTATGCCAAGGCTTTGCCGGGCCTGAAAAAGATTGGTATCAGCTCAGTACTGCTTCGCAAGATCATCGGCTCCCTGGAGGTGGGCTGCGGTGTGGTGCTCACCCTGGTCCCGGGCCGGCCCAAGGATGTGGCCAACTTCCTGCTGTTGCTGGTCATGCTTGTCGTCCTGTTCTTCCACCAGCTTGTGGGAGACCCCCTAAAACGCTACGCCCACGCTCTGGTCTTTGGTATTCTGCTCACCTGCCGACTGCTTATCGCCCGCCAGAGTGATGACCGGCCGGAGAGGGAGGACAGCAGAGAGGAACAACACCTTAATGACCAGGAAAAGAACAAGGTCAAGCAGTCTTAA
- the arl13a gene encoding ADP-ribosylation factor-like protein 13A — protein MDIDLLLYQFQRRWWSLCSPLSPQVNMFNLMSNCCTWFSKIMEPIRKVHILVVGLDKAGKTSSIRGMLRVPLGVEAGPTHGCVRSELRLENYQVTLMDVGGSTESRGAWRQLYGKVHGIIFVVDSSDRQRIKEVKEVLADLLKQPRVAGKPILVLANKQDKMNALLGSELIEILLLEQLVNQSRSLCHIEPCSALMDLRRWSDRKTQRGLRWLLRAVCLDYPELCTRVVQDSKTPPEPRGGEKPWKTEKVRRKTKGERMKSSKSDLRQVHRPKEKEQKTKSEGKLQPIRNILQKETSLKKKLNTKKKKKKLVQEKEGEKDQREANEQEEEEECDGNGGEREHSGLREKASSTLIPPKKGKAKRKKKVKEETLDVQESPNNDEKPPQAEGEKRRKKKVVKVKRKNKINTEKLTEAYSQPVDLSVTFDLYRKAMLAVRERQQQGQ, from the exons ATGGACATAGACTTACTTCT GTACCAGTTCCAGAGAAGATGGTGGTCGTTGtgctcacctctctcacctcaAGTAAACATGTTCAACCTGATGAGCAACTGCTGCACCTGGTTCTCCAAAATAATGGAACCGATCAG GAAAGTGCATATTCTGGTGGTTGGTCTTGACAAAGCAGGAAAAACATCCTCTATCAGGGGGATGTTAAGAG TCCCCCTCGGTGTGGAAGCTGGACCCACCCATGGCTGCGTCCGGAGTGAGCTGAGATTGGAGAACTATCAGGTCACCTTGATGGATGTTGGGGGGTCAACAGAGTCGAGAGGAGCCTGGCGGCAGCTCTATGGAAAGGTCCATGGGATTATCTTTGTGGTGGACTCCAGTGACAGGCAGAGGATCAAGGAGGTCAAGGAGGTTCTTGCTGACTTGCTGAAGCAACCAAGAGTGGCGGGAAAACCCATATTAGT GTTGGCcaacaaacaagacaaaatGAATGCTTTGCTGGGAAGTGAGTTGATTGAGATTCTGTTACTGGAGCAGCTGGTCAACCAGAGCCGCTCTCTGTGCCATATT gAGCCTTGTTCTGCCTTAATGGACCTGCGGCGCTGGTCGGACAGAAAGACTCAACGGGGCCTTCGCTGGTTGCTGCGTGCAGTTTGTCTGGATTACCCTGAGCTGTGCACTCGCGTAGTCCAGGACAGCAAGACGCCTCCAGAACCAAGAGGGGGGGAAAAGCCCTGGAAAACAGAGAAAGTTCGCAGAAAAACCAAAGGGGAACG AATGAAATCCAGCAAGTCAGATCTACGTCAGGTTCATCGGCCAAAAGAAAAGGAGCAAAAGACAAAGAGTGAAGGAAAGCTGCAACCCATTCGAAACATACTGCAAAAG GAAACCTCTCTCAAAAAGAAGCTgaacacaaagaagaagaagaagaagctggttCAGGAAAAGGAAGGCGAAAAGGACCAAAGAGAAGCAAatgagcaagaggaggaagaggagtgtgaTGGAAACGGAGGAGAGCGAGAACACTCTGGTCTCAGAGAGAAAGCCAGCAGTACCCtgattccccccaaaaaaggcaaAGCCAAGCGCAAAAAGAAAGTGAAAGAAGAGACTCTGGACGTGCAGGAATCTCCGAACAATGACGAGAAGCCGCCTCAAG ctgaaggggaaaaaaggagaaagaagaaagttGTCAAAGTAAAAAGGAAGAACAAGATCAACACAGAGAAGCTGACTGAAGCGTACTCTCAACCTGTGGACCTGTCTGTAACCTTTG ATCTTTACCGAAAGGCCATGCTGGCTGTGAGGGAACGTCAGCAACAGGGACAGTGA
- the xkrx gene encoding XK-related protein 2, which produces MCEVTMEEQDGEISDIDPQDDCSVLDGNRVMLVVNHSRIQPPFSVLLATALYCAEFVTAAVLCAMYRRTDDVIWLSFTIAFMLLPALLIQLALTFIHRDLGRDRPLVLFLHLLLLGPVIRCFEALVIYFKSNKMEEPYVTISRKIHLTKGQGIPMEWEIGQSERNLASHRNAFKRTTVIQAFLGSAPQLTLQLYATIQEKYLPPVRLVLMIITLISVTYGAVVCSVLAIQIRYDNYKVRLRPFSYLCMIVWRGLEIATRITALVLFSTALTHWVILVSMVNLLFFFFLPWVEFWVRKGSLTDDVEKNFSKLGTMVVLSMFTLLYACINTFCWSAVQLDFSHRELIEKKQQWDRLAMYYAGRFVENFLLVTLWYFFKSDFYEYVCAPLLAVQLLICYSLALLFMLLFYQFCHPCRRLFKYNVHDCMHCVCFRPGRRGAGGGRRKMAPSYSTAATMVLVPEEPLELLDPHSSHPADLTSPLRERETDMVDEIMEAP; this is translated from the exons ATGTGCGAGGTGACCATGGAGGAGCAGGACGGGGAGATCTCCGACATCGACCCGCAGGACGACTGCTCCGTGCTGGACGGGAACCGAGTCATGCTGGTGGTCAATCACAGCCGGATCCAGCCCCCCTTCAGCGTGCTGCTGGCCACGGCGCTCTACTGCGCGGAGTTCGTCACCGCCGCGGTGCTCTGCGCAATGTACCGCAGGACCGACGATGTCATCTGGCTGAGCTTCACCATCGCCTTCATGCTGCTGCCCGCCCTGCTCATCCAGCTGGCGCTCACGTTCATCCACCGGGACCTGGGTCGGGACCGGCCGCTGGTCCTCTTcctgcacctgctgctgctcggcCCTGTCATTAG GTGTTTTGAAGCTCTGGTGATCTATTTCAAGTCGAATAAAATGGAGGAGCCCTATGTCACCATCTCCAGGAAGATCCATCTGACGAAGGGCCAGGGGATCCCGATGGAGTGGGAAATCGGCCAATCGGAGCGCAACCTGGCCTCGCACAGAAACGCCTTCAAGCGCACCACGGTGATCCAGGCTTTCCTGGGGTCAGCGCCTCAACTGACGCTCCAGCTGTACGCCACCATCCAGGAGAAATACTTACCCCCTGTCAGAT TGGTTCTGATGATCATCACGCTGATCTCCGTCACGTACGGGGCTGTCGTGTGCAGCGTTCTGGCCATCCAGATCAGATACGACAACTACAAAGTGCGGTTGCGCCCTTTTTCCTACCTGTGCATGATCGTGTGGCGAGGGCTGGAGATCGCCACCCGGATCACGGCTCTGGTCCTCTTCAGCACGGCGCTGACCCACTGGGTGATCCTCGTCAGCATGGTCaacctgctcttcttcttcttcctgccctGGGTGGAGTTCTGGGTGAGGAAGGGCTCGCTGACCGACGACGTGGAGAAGAACTTCTCCAAGCTGGGCACCATGGTGGTGCTGTCCATGTTCACGTTGCTCTACGCCTGCATCAACACCTTCTGCTGGTCGGCGGTGCAGCTGGACTTCTCCCATCGAGAGCTCATCGAGAAGAAGCAGCAGTGGGACCGCCTGGCCATGTACTACGCGGGCCGCTTTGTGGAGAACTTCCTCCTCGTCACGCTCTGGTACTTCTTCAAGTCTGACTTCTACGAGTACGTGTGCGCGCCGCTGCTCGCCGTCCAGCTGCTGATCTGCTACAGCCTGGCCTTGCTCTTCATGCTGCTCTTCTACCAGTTCTGCCACCCCTGCAGGCGCCTCTTCAAGTACAACGTGCACGACTGCATGCACTGCGTCTGCTTCCGtccggggaggaggggggcggggggcggaCGGCGGAAGATGGCGCCCTCCTACTCCACCGCCGCCACCATGGTGCTGGTGCCGGAGGAGCCGCTGGAGCTGCTCGACCCCCACAGCTCCCACCCCGCGGACCTCACCAGTCcgctgagggagagggagacggacaTGGTGGATGAGATAATGGAGGCGCCCTGA
- the nox1 gene encoding NADPH oxidase 1, which produces MANWIINNGLTAFILVVWMAINIFIFVWFYLFYALREEFFYTRHILGHALAWARAPAAVLNFNCLLILLPVCRNLLSLLRGSFVCCGRTMRKQLDKNLSFHKLVAYMIALMTAVHLIAHLFNVERYNDNRRNTDDELGMALAKLEDSHNTTYLNPIRNIDTDAQQTPTYFLFTSIAGITGVIITLALILIITSSMEVIRRSYFEVFWYTHHLFVIFFAGLVIHGIGYIVRKQSNTEQPFNTTFCQTRSSDWGRIQECPVPQFSGGPAQTWWWVISPMILYLCERVLRFIRYMQAVTYRKIVMHPSKVLELQLMKNGFKMDVGQYIFLNCPAISQLEWHPFTMTSAPEEDFFTVHIRSAGNWTDKLIDIMQNLPEGAQGPKMGVDGPFGTASEDVFDYEVSMLVGAGIGVTPFASILKSIWYKFKISNPTLRTRKIYFYWICRETHAFEWFADLLQVLEREMEERGMADFLTYKLYLTGWDQGHANHAWIHSDEDTDVVTGLKQKTHYGRPAWDKEFEQVRKENPTSVVGTFLCGPSVLATVLSKKCAKYSDVDPRKTKFYFNKENF; this is translated from the exons ATGGCGAACTGGATAATCAACAATGGACTCACAGCCTTCATACTG GTGGTCTGGATGGCCATCAACATCTTCATTTTCGTCTGGTTTTACCTGTTCTATGCCTTGAGGGAAGAGTTTTTCTACACGCGTCATATTTTGGGG CACGCCTTGGCCTGGGCCAGAGCTCCTGCAGCCGTCCTCAACTTCAACTGCTTGCTGATCCTCCTGCCGGTGTGCAGGAACCTGCTGTCGCTCCTCCGAGGATCGTTTGTG TGTTGCGGCAGAACAATGAGGAAACAACTGGATAAAAATCTGAGTTTCCACAAGCTGGTGGCGTACATGATCGCTCTGATGACGG CCGTGCACTTGATTGCTCATCTGTTCAACGTGGAGAGGTACAACGACAACAGACGGAATACGGACGATGAGCTCGGCATGGCTCTGGCCAAACTGGAAGACTCGCATAACACCACCTACCTGAACCCCATCCGCAACATAGACACT GATGCGCAGCAGACCCCGACATACTTTCTCTTCACCAGCATCGCTGGCATCACGGGGGTCATCATCACGCTGGCCCTCATCCTCATTATCACCTCCTCCATGGAGGTCATCAGACGCAGCTACTTCGAAGTCTTCTGGTACACCCACCATCTCTTCGTCATCTTCTTCGCTGGTCTCGTGATTCACGGAATCGG ATACATTGTGAGGAAGCAAAGCAATACCGAACAGCCGTTCAACACCACCTTCTGTCAAACTCGAAGCAGCGATTGGGGTCGGATTCAAGAGTGTCCCGTCCCTCAGTTTTCAGGAGGGCCGGCACAG acGTGGTGGTGGGTGATCAGTCCAATGATCCTGTACCTCTGTGAGCGCGTGCTGCGTTTCATTCGTTACATGCAGGCAGTCACATACAGGAAG ATTGTGATGCATCCGTCCAAGGTGCTGGAGCTGCAGCTGATGAAGAACGGTTTCAAAATGGATGTGGGCCAGTACATCTTCCTCAACTGCCCGGCCATCTCCCAGCTGGAGTGGCACCCGTTCACCATGACCTCCGCCCCCGAGGAGGACTTCTTTACCGTCCACATCCGCTCGGCCGGAAACTGGACCGACAAACTTATTGACATCATGCAGAATCTCCCGGAGGGCGCACAGGGACCCAA AATGGGCGTGGACGGCCCCTTCGGCACCGCCAGCGAGGACGTTTTCGACTACGAGGTCAGCATGCTGGTGGGGGCCGGCATCGGAGTCACTCCCTTCGCCTCCATCCTCAAGTCCATCTGGTACAAGTTTAAAATCTCCAACCCTACACTGCGCACCAGAAAG ATCTACTTCTATTGGATCTGCCGGGAAACGCACGCCTTCGAATGGTTTGCCGACCTCCTGCAggtgctggagagagagatggaggagcgaGGGATGGCGGATTTCCTCACCTACAAACTCTATCTGACCGGGTGGGACCAAGGCCAC GCCAATCATGCCTGGATTCACTCTGACGAGGACACCGACGTGGTCACTGGGCTCAAACAGAAAACTCACTACGGCAGACCGGCCTGGGACAAGGAGTTCGAACAAGTCCGCAAAGAAAACCCCAC GTCTGTGGTGGGAACCTTCTTGTGTGGTCCTTCAGTTCTAGCAACCGTCTTGTCAAAGAAATGTGCCAAATACTCAGATGTGGATCCCCGGAAGACCAAATTTTACTTCAACAAGGAGAATTTCTGA
- the cstf2 gene encoding cleavage stimulation factor subunit 2 isoform X2 produces the protein MANLAAAAAAAAAAAVSANRDPAVDRSLRSVFVGNIPYEATEEQLKDIFSEVGLVVSFRLVYDRETGKPKGYGFCEYQDQETALSAMRNLNGREFSGRALRVDNAASEKNKEELKSLGTGAPIIESPYGDNIQPQEAPESISRAVASLPPEQMFELMKQMKLCVQNSPQEARNMLLQNPQLAYALLQAQVVMRIVDPEIALKMLHRQTPVQPLISSGQVGGAPPLNPPSAPPSAPVSQPQPVSGMHINGAPQMMQPPNTGVVPGPMPVPGPGPGQGPAPGPAGPPGPGGIPPRGLLGDGPNDPRGGTLLSVTGEVIEPSRGYMAAPPPHQAQMPSGPPPDMRGPPMDMRGQPMGEQRNMMGDPRGPSMMEPRGPPMETRGRDPRAMDTRGPVAGQRVPAPHSMGQNAPPPARPGPGSSGAPPSGGFSPGQSQVSTQDQEKAALIMQVLQLTPEQIAMLPPEQRQSILILKEQIQKTAGGAP, from the exons ATGGCGAACTTagccgctgctgctgcggctgcaGCCGCCGCCGCAGTCTCCGCGAATAGAGACCCGGCCGTTGATCGTTCTTTGCGGTCGGTGTTTG TGGGGAACATCCCGTATGAAGCtacagaggagcagctgaaaGACATCTTTTCTGAAGTGGGACTTGTTGTCAGCTTCAG GTTGGTATATGACAGGGAGACGGGAAAGCCAAAGGGATATGGTTTCTGTGAATACCAAGACCAGGAGACGGCCCTCAGTGCCATGCGGAACCTGAACGGGAGGGAGTTCAGCGGCCGGGCCCTCCGTGTTGACAACGCAGCCAGTGAGAAAAACAAGGAAGAGCTCAAAA GTTTGGGAACGGGAGCCCCCATTATCGAGTCTCCTTATGGAGATAACATCCAACCACAGGAAGCCCCAGAGTCCATCAGCAGAGCTGTGGCCAGTCTTCCACCCGAGCAGATGTTTGAACTGATGAAACAGATGAAG CTGTGTGTGCAGAACAGTCCCCAGGAGGCGAGGAACATGCTGCTGCAGAACCCTCAGCTGGCGTATGCTCTGTTGCAGGCCCAAGTGGTCATGCGGATTGTGGACCCCGAGATAGCCTTG AAAATGCTCCACCGTCAAACGCCCGTCCAGCCTCTGATTTCCAGCGGGCAGGTTGGAGGAGCGCCGCCGCTCAACCCGCCGTCGGCTCCACCCAGCGCGCCGGTGTCTCAGCCGCAGCCTGTG TCTGGAATGCATATCAACGGAGCGCCTCAAATGATGCAGCCCCCCAACACAGGTGTTGTTCCTGGACCAATGCCTGTTccaggaccgggaccaggacaaGGACCGGCACCAGGACCAGCCGGGCCTCCAG GACCAGGCGGTATCCCCCCCAGAGGCCTGCTGGGAGACGGGCCTAATGATCCCAGAGGAGGAACTCTGCTGTCCGTCACAGGAGAGGTCATAGAGCCCAG TCGGGGTTACATGGCAGCTCCACCGCCCCACCAAGCCCAAATGCCAAGTGGACCCCCTCCGGATATGAGAGGCCCTCCCATGGACATGAGAGGCCAACCCATGGGTGAACAACGCAACATGATGGGTGACCCCAGAGGGCCCTCTATGATGGAGCCACGTGGACCCCCGATGGAAACCAGAG GTCGTGACCCGAGGGCGATGGACACACGCGGGCCAGTGGCGGGTCAGAGAGTTCCCGCTCCTCATAGCATGGGTCAAAACGCGCCTCCACCTGCTCGACCG GGTCCTGGGAGCTCTGGcgctcctccgtcaggaggaTTCAGCCCGGGGCAGAGCCAGGTCTCCACCCAGGACCAGGAGAAG GCTGCCCTGATTATGCAGGTCCTGCAGCTGACCCCAGAACAGATCGCCATGTTGCCCCCGGAGCAGCGGCAGAGCATCCTCATCCTCAAAGAGCAGATTCAGAAGACTGCTGGAGGGGCACCTTGA
- the cstf2 gene encoding cleavage stimulation factor subunit 2 isoform X1, whose amino-acid sequence MANLAAAAAAAAAAAVSANRDPAVDRSLRSVFVGNIPYEATEEQLKDIFSEVGLVVSFRLVYDRETGKPKGYGFCEYQDQETALSAMRNLNGREFSGRALRVDNAASEKNKEELKSLGTGAPIIESPYGDNIQPQEAPESISRAVASLPPEQMFELMKQMKLCVQNSPQEARNMLLQNPQLAYALLQAQVVMRIVDPEIALKMLHRQTPVQPLISSGQVGGAPPLNPPSAPPSAPVSQPQPVSGMHINGAPQMMQPPNTGVVPGPMPVPGPGPGQGPAPGPAGPPGNLQHSPTGSSGQAAIERPQGPGGIPPRGLLGDGPNDPRGGTLLSVTGEVIEPSRGYMAAPPPHQAQMPSGPPPDMRGPPMDMRGQPMGEQRNMMGDPRGPSMMEPRGPPMETRGRDPRAMDTRGPVAGQRVPAPHSMGQNAPPPARPGPGSSGAPPSGGFSPGQSQVSTQDQEKAALIMQVLQLTPEQIAMLPPEQRQSILILKEQIQKTAGGAP is encoded by the exons ATGGCGAACTTagccgctgctgctgcggctgcaGCCGCCGCCGCAGTCTCCGCGAATAGAGACCCGGCCGTTGATCGTTCTTTGCGGTCGGTGTTTG TGGGGAACATCCCGTATGAAGCtacagaggagcagctgaaaGACATCTTTTCTGAAGTGGGACTTGTTGTCAGCTTCAG GTTGGTATATGACAGGGAGACGGGAAAGCCAAAGGGATATGGTTTCTGTGAATACCAAGACCAGGAGACGGCCCTCAGTGCCATGCGGAACCTGAACGGGAGGGAGTTCAGCGGCCGGGCCCTCCGTGTTGACAACGCAGCCAGTGAGAAAAACAAGGAAGAGCTCAAAA GTTTGGGAACGGGAGCCCCCATTATCGAGTCTCCTTATGGAGATAACATCCAACCACAGGAAGCCCCAGAGTCCATCAGCAGAGCTGTGGCCAGTCTTCCACCCGAGCAGATGTTTGAACTGATGAAACAGATGAAG CTGTGTGTGCAGAACAGTCCCCAGGAGGCGAGGAACATGCTGCTGCAGAACCCTCAGCTGGCGTATGCTCTGTTGCAGGCCCAAGTGGTCATGCGGATTGTGGACCCCGAGATAGCCTTG AAAATGCTCCACCGTCAAACGCCCGTCCAGCCTCTGATTTCCAGCGGGCAGGTTGGAGGAGCGCCGCCGCTCAACCCGCCGTCGGCTCCACCCAGCGCGCCGGTGTCTCAGCCGCAGCCTGTG TCTGGAATGCATATCAACGGAGCGCCTCAAATGATGCAGCCCCCCAACACAGGTGTTGTTCCTGGACCAATGCCTGTTccaggaccgggaccaggacaaGGACCGGCACCAGGACCAGCCGGGCCTCCAG GAAACCTTCAGCATTCTCCCACAGGATCGTCTGGCCAAGCTGCTATCGAACGGCCTCAAG GACCAGGCGGTATCCCCCCCAGAGGCCTGCTGGGAGACGGGCCTAATGATCCCAGAGGAGGAACTCTGCTGTCCGTCACAGGAGAGGTCATAGAGCCCAG TCGGGGTTACATGGCAGCTCCACCGCCCCACCAAGCCCAAATGCCAAGTGGACCCCCTCCGGATATGAGAGGCCCTCCCATGGACATGAGAGGCCAACCCATGGGTGAACAACGCAACATGATGGGTGACCCCAGAGGGCCCTCTATGATGGAGCCACGTGGACCCCCGATGGAAACCAGAG GTCGTGACCCGAGGGCGATGGACACACGCGGGCCAGTGGCGGGTCAGAGAGTTCCCGCTCCTCATAGCATGGGTCAAAACGCGCCTCCACCTGCTCGACCG GGTCCTGGGAGCTCTGGcgctcctccgtcaggaggaTTCAGCCCGGGGCAGAGCCAGGTCTCCACCCAGGACCAGGAGAAG GCTGCCCTGATTATGCAGGTCCTGCAGCTGACCCCAGAACAGATCGCCATGTTGCCCCCGGAGCAGCGGCAGAGCATCCTCATCCTCAAAGAGCAGATTCAGAAGACTGCTGGAGGGGCACCTTGA